One genomic window of Ammospiza nelsoni isolate bAmmNel1 chromosome 4, bAmmNel1.pri, whole genome shotgun sequence includes the following:
- the LOC132072259 gene encoding alcohol dehydrogenase 1-like codes for MATAGKVIRCRAAVAWAPGKLSVEEVEVAPPKAGEVRIKLVATGICRTDDHLLQGCFPNAEFPVIPGHEGAGIVESVGEGVTSVKPGDKVIPLCHPQCGKCSFCRNPESNYCQKSHFSEPQNLLPDKTSRFSCKGKQIHHFLWVSTFAEYTVVPEYTVAKIDAAAPLDKVCLFGCGFSTGYGAAINTAKVKPGSTCAVFGLGGIGLSIVMGCKAAGASRIIAVDINKDKFAKAKELGATDCINPRDFQKPIQEVLTEMTGQGVDYSFEAIGHKDTMIAALASCNMSTGVCVMVGEVDSGSEISIDPTLLLTGRIWKGTLVGGWKTRECIPKLVSGYLEKKFNLDLLITHTLPFAKVNEGFELLRAGKSIRTVLLF; via the exons ATGGCCACTGCGGGAAAA GTTATCAGGTGCAGGGCTGCTGTTGCCTGGGCCCCGGGCAAACTCTCTGTTGAGGAGGTGGAAGTTGCACCCCCAAAGGCAGGGGAAGTCCGGATCAAG CTTGTGGCCACAGGTATCTGTCGCACAGATGATCACCTTCTGCAAGGTTGCTTTCCTAATGCAGAATTCCCAGTTATACCTGGACATGAAGGAGCTGGAATTGTGGAAAGCGTTGGAGAAGGAGTGACCTCTGTGAAACCAG GTGACAAAGTGATCCCACTTTGCCACCCTCAGTGTGGGAAATGCAGCTTCTGCCGGAATCCTGAATCCAATTATTGCCAGAAGTCCCA TTTCTCTGAACCACAAAACCTGCTGCCGGACAAGACCAGCCGCTTCTCATGCAAAGGGAAGCAGATCCATCACTTCCTGTGGGTCAGCACCTTTGCAGAATACACCGTGGTCCCAGAGTACACTGTTGCCAAGATAGATGCTGCAGCACCTCTAGACAAAGTCTGCTTGTTTGGCTGTGGGTTTTCCACAGGCTATGGGGCTGCCATCAACACAGCCAAG GTAAAACCAGGCTCCACCTGTGCTGTTTTTGGCCTCGGAGGAATTGGCCTCTCAATTGTCATGGGCTGCAAGGCAGCTGGAGCTTCCCGCATCATTGCCGTGGACATCAACAAGGACAAGTTTGCCAAGGCCAAGGAGCTGGGAGCCACCGACTGCATCAACCCTCGAGACTTCCAGAAGCCCATCCAGGAGGTGCTCACTGAGATGACTGGGCAGGGCGTGGACTACTCCTTTGAGGCCATCGGGCACAAGGACACCATG ATTGCTGCCTTGGCTTCCTGCAATATGAGCACTGGTGTCTGTGTGATGGTTGGAGAAGTGGATTCTGGTTCAGAGATTTCCATCGATCCCACACTTCTGCTGACGGGGCGTATATGGAAAGGGACTTTGGTTGGAG GCTGGAAGACAAGAGAATGTATCCCCAAATTAGTTTCCGGCTACTTGGAGAAGAAATTCAATTTGGACTTGCTGATCACGCACACGCTGCCATTCGCTAAAGTGAACGAGGGATTTGAGTTGCTACGTGCAGGAAAAAG TATCCGCACTGTCCTGCTCTTCTGA
- the LOC132072249 gene encoding alcohol dehydrogenase 1-like, with protein sequence MATAGKVIRCRAAVAWAPGKLSVEEVEVAPPKAGEVRIKLVATGICRTDDHLLQGCFPNAEFPVIPGHEGAGIVESVGEGVTSVKPGDKVIPLCHPQCGKCSFCRNPESNYCQKSHFSEPQNLLPDKTSRFSCKGKQIHHFLWVSTFAEYTVVPEYTVAKIDAAAPLDKVCLFGCGFSTGYGAAINTAKVKPGSTCAVFGLGGIGLSIVMGCKAAGASRIIAVDINKDKFAKAKELGATDCINPRDFQKPIQEVLTEMTGQGVDYSFEAIGHKDTMIAALASCNMSTGVCVMVGEVDSGSEISIDPTLLLTGRIWKGTLVGGWKTRECIPKLVSGYLEKKFNLDLLITHTLPFAKVNEGFELLRAGKSIRTVLLF encoded by the exons ATGGCCACTGCGGGAAAA GTTATCAGGTGCAGGGCTGCTGTTGCCTGGGCCCCGGGCAAACTCTCTGTTGAGGAGGTGGAAGTTGCACCCCCAAAGGCAGGGGAAGTCCGGATCAAG CTTGTGGCCACAGGTATCTGTCGCACAGATGATCACCTTCTGCAAGGTTGCTTTCCTAATGCAGAATTCCCAGTTATACCTGGACATGAAGGAGCTGGAATTGTGGAAAGCGTTGGAGAAGGAGTGACCTCTGTGAAACCAG GTGACAAAGTGATCCCACTTTGCCACCCTCAGTGTGGGAAATGCAGCTTCTGCCGGAATCCTGAATCCAATTATTGCCAGAAGTCCCA TTTCTCTGAACCACAAAACCTGCTGCCGGACAAGACCAGCCGCTTCTCATGCAAAGGGAAGCAGATCCATCACTTCCTGTGGGTCAGCACCTTTGCAGAATACACCGTGGTCCCAGAGTACACTGTTGCCAAGATAGATGCTGCAGCACCTCTAGACAAAGTCTGCTTGTTTGGCTGTGGGTTTTCCACAGGCTATGGGGCTGCCATCAACACAGCCAAG GTAAAACCAGGCTCCACCTGTGCTGTTTTTGGCCTCGGAGGAATTGGCCTCTCAATTGTCATGGGCTGCAAGGCAGCTGGAGCTTCCCGCATCATTGCCGTGGACATCAACAAGGACAAGTTTGCCAAGGCCAAGGAGCTGGGAGCCACCGACTGCATCAACCCTCGAGACTTCCAGAAGCCCATCCAGGAGGTGCTCACTGAGATGACCGGGCAGGGCGTGGACTACTCCTTTGAGGCCATCGGGCACAAGGACACCATG ATTGCTGCCTTGGCTTCCTGCAATATGAGCACTGGTGTCTGTGTGATGGTTGGAGAAGTGGATTCTGGTTCAGAGATTTCCATCGATCCCACACTTCTGCTGACGGGGCGTATATGGAAAGGGACTTTGGTTGGAG GCTGGAAGACAAGAGAATGTATCCCCAAATTAGTTTCCGGCTACTTGGAGAAGAAATTCAATTTGGACTTGCTGATCACGCACACGCTGCCATTCGCTAAAGTGAACGAGGGATTTGAGTTGCTACGTGCAGGAAAAAG TATCCGCACTGTCCTGCTCTTCTGA
- the LOC132072730 gene encoding 3'-5' exoribonuclease 1-like, which produces PYDIVDKADIFPQVLQNGIEWMRQWEPGTKYSYSMLTDGSWDMSKFLNIQCFISRTKYPSFAKKWINTHNYGNLYKVPRSQTKLTIMLENLGMSYDGRPHSGLDDSKNIARIAIRMLQDGCDLRVNERIHGGQLMTVSSSGPLEGAPAPQMPRYRNWQIRALPRGLPSHTR; this is translated from the exons ccTTACGACATTGTTGATAAAGCTGATATTTTTCCTCAAGTTCTGCAGAATGGCATAGAGTGGATGAGACAATGGGAACCGGGAACAAAGTACAGCTATTCCATGTTGACTGATGG ATCTTGGGACATGAGTAAATTTTTGAACATCCAGTGCTTTATTAGCCGTACCAAATACCCTTCTTTTGCCAAAAAGTGGATCAATACTCACAATTATGGGAACCTGTACAAG GTTCCTAGGAGTCAGACCAAGCTGACAATCATGCTTGAAAATCTGGGCATGAGTTATGATGGGAGACCTCACAGCGGACTTGATGACTCTAAAAACATTGCGAGGATCGCCATAAGGATGCTGCAGGATGGCTGTGACCTGCGGGTGAATGAGAGAATTCACGGTGGACAGCTGATGACAGTCTCCTCCTCAGGCCCCTTAGAGGGAGCCCCTGCTCCACAGATGCCCCGCTACAGAAACTGGCAGATCAGGGCTCTGCCCCGGGGGCTGCCCTCACATACCCGCTAA